The following are encoded together in the Janthinobacterium sp. Marseille genome:
- a CDS encoding anti-sigma factor — translation MNESDEELQHLAGEYVLGTLDAAQRREVERRMPLEPMLRAAVDEWEQRLMPLTAIPEPQELPPQLWPRIAASIRPATRALESGWQRLWNDVRLWRVLSAGSMAAAVLLGVLMMTRPVATETKFMVVLVDPKGQTPGWIVQAKLDQQIQLQPLGKEEVPANKSLQFWTKGDGWTGPVSLGLVSPGKGATYTLDHLPPMEANQLFEITLEPEAGSPIGRPTGPILYIGRAVKMI, via the coding sequence ATGAATGAGTCGGATGAGGAATTGCAGCATCTCGCCGGTGAATACGTACTCGGCACTCTGGATGCTGCGCAACGCCGGGAAGTCGAGCGCCGGATGCCTCTGGAGCCGATGCTGCGCGCTGCCGTCGATGAATGGGAACAGCGCCTGATGCCGCTCACCGCCATCCCCGAACCACAGGAATTGCCGCCACAGCTGTGGCCGCGTATCGCCGCCAGCATCCGGCCTGCAACGCGGGCACTGGAAAGCGGCTGGCAGAGATTATGGAATGATGTGCGCTTATGGCGCGTCCTCAGCGCCGGCAGCATGGCGGCGGCAGTCCTGCTCGGCGTGTTGATGATGACGCGTCCGGTCGCGACGGAAACCAAGTTCATGGTGGTGCTGGTTGATCCTAAAGGGCAGACACCGGGCTGGATCGTACAGGCCAAGCTGGACCAACAGATCCAGTTGCAACCTTTGGGCAAGGAAGAAGTGCCGGCCAACAAGTCCCTGCAATTCTGGACCAAGGGTGACGGCTGGACGGGACCGGTATCCTTGGGTTTGGTCAGTCCCGGCAAAGGTGCGACTTATACGCTGGATCATTTGCCGCCAATGGAAGCGAACCAGTTGTTTGAAATTACGCTGGAACCTGAAGCCGGTTCACCTATAGGTCGTCCGACCGGACCTATCCTCTACATCGGACGTGCGGTCAAAATGATTTGA
- a CDS encoding sigma-70 family RNA polymerase sigma factor has product MNEETFDYDAALRACARGERAALQQIYQQDGKRLLGVALRIVRQRALAEDVLHDAFVNIWRKAGSFDAARGSGRGWIHSVVRHQALNLVRDRQQEVYTDEDTVEALDAQQGIEAQDPFETHVNLGKLDDCLSHLDHAKRNSLLYAYVDGCSHREIAERMKSPVGSVKAWIKRGLLALRECMG; this is encoded by the coding sequence TTGAACGAAGAAACCTTTGACTATGACGCTGCGTTGCGGGCTTGTGCCCGTGGCGAGCGAGCGGCGCTACAGCAGATATACCAGCAAGACGGCAAGCGTCTGCTGGGTGTCGCGCTACGCATTGTGCGACAGCGTGCACTGGCAGAGGATGTGTTGCATGATGCCTTCGTCAATATCTGGCGCAAGGCCGGCAGTTTCGATGCGGCACGTGGGAGCGGGCGTGGCTGGATTCACAGCGTGGTGCGGCATCAGGCCTTGAACCTGGTACGTGATCGCCAACAGGAAGTGTATACGGATGAAGACACGGTAGAAGCACTGGATGCGCAGCAAGGCATCGAGGCGCAGGATCCGTTTGAAACACATGTCAACCTTGGCAAGCTGGATGATTGCCTTTCCCACCTGGATCATGCCAAGCGCAATTCCCTCTTGTATGCCTATGTCGATGGTTGCAGTCACAGGGAAATTGCAGAGCGGATGAAGTCGCCGGTTGGTTCGGTCAAGGCGTGGATTAAAAGAGGTTTGCTGGCATTACGGGAGTGTATGGGATGA
- a CDS encoding DUF3455 domain-containing protein — MNKLHTVVILAGFAAISSAWAAPFSQDALPAAVHVPAGNKVALETVGAGDITYECKVKKDTMDQHEWVFVGPDAVLADRSGKAIGKYFGPPATWESNDGSKITATQLAVAPGGSGNIPLQLVKANPAMGNGAMSGVTFIQRVATKGGVAPASACAAGNLGAKEVVKYQADYIFWKAM; from the coding sequence ATGAATAAGCTCCATACCGTTGTCATCCTGGCCGGCTTTGCTGCAATCTCCAGTGCATGGGCTGCACCTTTTTCGCAAGATGCATTGCCGGCGGCAGTGCACGTTCCGGCCGGTAACAAGGTCGCGCTGGAAACCGTAGGTGCCGGTGACATCACCTATGAATGCAAAGTGAAAAAAGACACGATGGACCAGCACGAATGGGTATTCGTTGGCCCTGATGCAGTATTGGCTGACCGTAGCGGCAAGGCGATCGGCAAGTATTTCGGCCCACCGGCAACCTGGGAAAGCAATGATGGCTCGAAGATCACCGCCACCCAACTGGCGGTTGCACCCGGCGGTAGCGGCAACATCCCGCTGCAATTGGTGAAAGCAAATCCGGCCATGGGTAATGGCGCGATGAGCGGTGTGACTTTCATCCAGCGCGTAGCGACCAAAGGCGGTGTTGCACCAGCCTCGGCTTGCGCAGCAGGCAATCTGGGTGCCAAGGAAGTGGTCAAGTACCAGGCTGACTATATTTTCTGGAAAGCGATGTAA
- a CDS encoding LysR family transcriptional regulator produces MEWSDLRVFLAIAREGTLGAAARKLGQTQPTMGRRLRALEEAVGHKLFQRGSSGFILTDEGAAVLIHAERMADEAEAFQRQLAGQDQQLEGLLRITSSDWFGTHVLAPVLADFTRMHPRVTIELLTDARVFSLARREADLAFRIQPFDEADVAARKLLHMPYGLYAAKGMARPQAGDGAGSMLVTMDTAFDGAPDAVWLKRLLPHAQIALRSNNRDVQAQMCAHGAGLAVLPRLLGDKFPGLDLVDLGEAPPGRDTWLGYHKDLRQLARLRSLLDLLIERLAD; encoded by the coding sequence ATGGAATGGAGCGATTTGCGCGTCTTCCTGGCGATTGCGCGGGAAGGAACGCTGGGTGCGGCGGCGCGCAAGCTGGGGCAGACACAGCCGACGATGGGACGGCGCTTGCGGGCTTTGGAAGAGGCGGTCGGGCATAAGCTTTTCCAACGTGGCAGCAGCGGATTCATCCTGACTGACGAAGGTGCCGCAGTGTTGATCCATGCGGAACGGATGGCGGATGAGGCCGAAGCTTTCCAGCGTCAGCTGGCGGGGCAGGACCAACAATTGGAAGGGCTGCTGCGGATTACTTCGTCCGACTGGTTCGGTACACATGTGTTGGCGCCGGTGCTGGCTGATTTCACCCGTATGCATCCGCGTGTGACGATCGAACTGCTTACTGATGCGCGTGTCTTTAGCCTGGCGCGGCGTGAGGCCGACCTCGCTTTTCGCATCCAGCCTTTTGATGAGGCGGATGTCGCCGCGCGCAAATTACTGCATATGCCTTATGGCCTGTATGCAGCCAAGGGTATGGCGCGGCCACAGGCGGGCGACGGTGCCGGCAGCATGTTGGTGACGATGGATACTGCATTCGATGGTGCGCCGGATGCGGTCTGGCTCAAACGCTTGTTGCCGCATGCGCAAATTGCTTTGCGCAGTAATAACCGTGATGTGCAAGCGCAAATGTGCGCACATGGAGCTGGGCTGGCCGTATTGCCCCGTCTGCTGGGGGATAAATTTCCCGGCCTTGATTTGGTCGATCTGGGTGAGGCACCGCCGGGGCGCGATACCTGGCTGGGCTACCACAAGGACTTGCGGCAGCTGGCGCGTCTGCGCTCTTTGCTTGATCTGCTTATCGAAAGACTGGCTGACTGA
- a CDS encoding zinc-dependent alcohol dehydrogenase family protein, which translates to MSNSMQALVLNAYNSPLTLGSISRPSPAKGQVLVRIHASGVNPLDTKIVSGKAGHAQAQLPAVLGIDLAGIVEEVGANVSTFKVGDEVYGMTGGIGGVQGSLAEYAAVDADLLAIKPRNISMREAAALPLIFITAWEGLVDRAKITGGKKVLVHGGAGGVGHIAIQIAKAFDAQVFATGSASQKEIIESFGATAIDYTSTTVAEYLNQYTNGAGFDIIYDTVGGATLDASFQAARLYEGHVLSCLGWGTHALAPLSFRAATYSGVFTLLPLLSGHGRAHHGAIMHEATKLIEAGKIKVLLDPHLYTLETVGAAHDAIINRTARGKVVIDIVR; encoded by the coding sequence ATGAGCAACTCCATGCAAGCACTTGTTTTAAACGCCTACAACAGCCCCCTCACCCTGGGCAGTATTAGCCGCCCCAGCCCCGCTAAAGGCCAGGTGCTGGTGCGCATCCACGCCAGCGGCGTTAATCCACTCGATACCAAGATCGTCAGCGGCAAGGCCGGACATGCGCAGGCACAACTGCCTGCAGTGCTGGGCATAGACCTGGCCGGTATAGTGGAAGAAGTCGGTGCCAATGTAAGTACATTCAAAGTCGGCGATGAAGTGTATGGAATGACCGGTGGCATAGGCGGCGTGCAAGGTTCGCTGGCGGAATATGCGGCAGTGGATGCCGACCTGCTGGCAATCAAGCCGCGCAACATCTCGATGCGCGAAGCCGCGGCCTTGCCGCTTATCTTCATTACCGCATGGGAGGGCCTGGTTGATCGCGCAAAAATCACCGGCGGAAAAAAAGTCCTGGTCCATGGTGGTGCCGGAGGGGTCGGCCACATCGCGATACAAATCGCCAAGGCTTTTGATGCGCAAGTATTCGCGACCGGTAGTGCAAGCCAAAAAGAAATCATCGAAAGCTTTGGCGCGACGGCAATCGACTACACGTCCACCACCGTCGCGGAATACCTCAATCAATATACCAACGGCGCGGGCTTCGACATCATCTACGACACCGTCGGTGGTGCAACACTGGATGCCTCCTTCCAGGCCGCGCGACTATACGAAGGACATGTGCTGAGTTGCCTCGGCTGGGGTACGCATGCGCTGGCACCACTATCGTTTCGTGCTGCGACTTATTCCGGGGTCTTTACGCTGTTGCCATTGCTGAGCGGACATGGCCGTGCACATCACGGCGCCATCATGCATGAAGCAACGAAGTTAATAGAAGCCGGCAAGATCAAAGTTCTGCTTGATCCGCACCTTTATACGCTGGAGACGGTGGGCGCGGCACACGATGCGATCATCAATCGCACGGCGCGGGGCAAAGTGGTGATTGATATTGTCCGTTGA
- a CDS encoding sigma-70 family RNA polymerase sigma factor, with translation MSSSSVAISSFPAQKLQDYLLANYSHLHKRLTRHLACPDQASDCLHDAWLRLGEMQVTEDIKNLEAYVYRVACNLAIDNLRSSRPWQYVVGLENAMEYVADDALRPDQIAEVRSELQAVERALNALPRHHHDILLCLRLNDLTRQEVALRHGISLRSVDTMLRQALDHCANQTGQLAVGGVSSPRRGLPQHRRNKSMPAHAVMSAAY, from the coding sequence ATGTCATCCAGCTCGGTTGCAATCAGTTCCTTTCCTGCGCAAAAGTTGCAGGATTATTTGTTGGCAAACTATAGCCATCTGCATAAACGCCTGACGCGCCACCTTGCTTGCCCGGACCAGGCCAGCGATTGCCTGCATGATGCCTGGTTGCGTCTCGGTGAAATGCAGGTGACGGAAGATATAAAAAATCTGGAAGCCTATGTGTATCGGGTGGCCTGTAATCTGGCAATCGATAATTTGCGCAGCAGCCGGCCATGGCAGTATGTGGTGGGCCTGGAGAATGCAATGGAGTATGTCGCAGACGATGCGCTCAGGCCGGACCAGATCGCAGAAGTACGTTCCGAGCTGCAGGCGGTGGAGCGCGCCTTAAATGCTTTGCCGCGACATCATCACGACATCCTGCTTTGTTTGCGCCTGAATGATTTGACACGGCAGGAAGTCGCGCTTCGCCACGGTATATCGTTACGCAGCGTTGATACGATGCTGCGCCAGGCGCTTGACCACTGTGCCAATCAAACCGGGCAACTTGCCGTGGGCGGAGTCAGCAGTCCGCGTCGCGGCTTGCCGCAACACAGACGCAATAAATCCATGCCCGCACATGCGGTGATGAGTGCTGCATATTGA